The Paenibacillus amylolyticus genome contains the following window.
CTCCCTTTTGTCTATGAACCAGAATGTACCCGTCTTGCTTGAGTATTGTATAAGCCTTGTTGACTGTATGAAGGTTAACACCAATATCTGCGGCCAAATTCCGAACCGAAGGTAACGCCTCACCTAGCTGTAACTCACCACTAGCAATACCTTCAATAATTTGATAAACGAGTTGCGAATAAATGGGAAGCTCAGATTGCATATCCAGTTGAATAATCAAGGGTTCACCTTCTCATTTGTTATCTGTTATATATAAAGTATAACAGATATAACATACGTAAGCAATCAGGTTGAAATAAAAAAAGCCGCAT
Protein-coding sequences here:
- a CDS encoding GntR family transcriptional regulator, with translation MIIQLDMQSELPIYSQLVYQIIEGIASGELQLGEALPSVRNLAADIGVNLHTVNKAYTILKQDGYILVHRQKGVVVNPDGMPKLTDDFLNKQQRELRPIIAEAICRGMSKEELSAVLAQVYDDVKMGHNKE